A genomic segment from Juglans regia cultivar Chandler chromosome 14, Walnut 2.0, whole genome shotgun sequence encodes:
- the LOC108990126 gene encoding zinc finger protein BALDIBIS-like, producing MMSEDGLSVPSTVRGFVQQPNSNPNPNPNSNLVKKKRSLPGTPDPDAEVIALSPKSLMATNRFICEICNKGFQRDQNLQLHRRGHNLPWKLRQRTNKEVRKKVYVCPEKTCMHHDPSRALGDLTGIKKHYSRKHGEKKWKCDKCSKKYAVQSDWKAHSKICGTREYKCDCGTLFSRKDSFVTHRAFCDALAEENARFTSVSAANSNFKHDFIKGTVINRPLAGIPQFSTAFPPEFAGSESTGNFIADQGQKPKLPPWLDHANHHLTPFRIANSSNAYLAAGLTSLPEMVSTASMNMYGSTSQTHEWLSTYPEACFPSANLSVSPLPRVLKEEDVNEGNLSAENIANLFSNSQNHQQQGPTHMSATALLQKAAQMGSTRSNPAFNGTDFGLMSSSHNSNVPNNRNEVQKFFRQQNQADNLKELMSSLPPSTPITTTVVGSLLVNSNSSAILGNQKSLEHIQISKKAKQDQPTSGKLHARSMEADQHNLTRDFLGVGGHASRPFSQQELAKFASMGAAMDLSQYSGHHRAP from the exons ATGATGTCTGAAGATGGGCTTTCAGTTCCTTCCACAGTGAGAGGGTTTGTTCAACAACCaaactcaaaccctaaccctaaccctaactcgAATCTagtcaagaaaaagagaagtttACCAGGAACACCAG ATCCGGATGCGGAAGTTATTGCTTTGTCCCCAAAATCTTTAATGGCCACAAATCgatttatatgtgaaatttgTAATAAGGGTTTCCAGAGGGACCAGAACTTACAACTTCACCGGCGCGGCCACAATCTTCCATGGAAGCTCCGGCAAAGAACAAACAAAGAAGTTAGAAAAAAGGTGTACGTTTGTCCGGAGAAGACCTGCATGCACCACGATCCGTCGAGGGCGCTTGGAGACCTCACCGGAATAAAGAAGCACTATAGCCGAAAGCACGGAGAGAAGAAGTGGAAGTGTGACAAATGTTCGAAGAAATATGCAGTGCAGTCAGATTGGAAGGCCCATAGCAAGATTTGTGGGACTCGAGAGTACAAATGTGATTGTGGAACACTCTTTTCCAG GAAGGACAGCTTCGTAACTCATAGAGCTTTCTGTGATGCTTTGGCCGAGGAAAATGCAAGATTCACTTCAGTTTCAGCTGCcaattcaaacttcaaacatgATTTCATCAAGGGGACAGTTATCAATCGTCCACTAGCTGGAATACCCCAATTTTCCACAGCCTTTCCACCTGAATTTGCTGGCTCGGAATCTACCGGCAATTTTATTGCAGATCAAGGGCAAAAGCCAAAGCTGCCACCATGGCTAGACCATGCCAATCATCACCTAACTCCATTTCGAATTGCAAATAGTTCTAATGCTTACTTAGCAGCAGGCCTGACTAGCTTGCCCGAAATGGTTTCAACAGCATCTATGAATATGTATGGATCCACATCTCAGACGCATGAGTGGTTAAGCACGTACCCAGAAGCATGCTTTCCAAGTGCCAATCTATCTGTATCTCCATTGCCAAGGGTACTAAAGGAGGAAGATGTGAACGAAGGAAATTTGAGTGCAGAAAACATAGCTAATTTGTTTTCTAATAGCCAGAATCATCAACAACAGGGTCCAACTCACATGTCAGCCACCGCACTTTTGCAGAAAGCAGCCCAAATGGGATCTACAAGGAGCAACCCTGCATTCAATGGCACTGACTTTGGCTTAATGAGCTCATCTCATAATTCAAATGTGCCAAACAATAGAAATGAAGTTCAGAAATTCTTCAGACAACAAAATCAAGCTGATAACCTGAAGGAATTGATGAGTTCTCTCCCTCCTTCAACTCCAATCACCACAACAGTAGTCGGGTCACTGTTGGTTAATTCAAACTCAAGCGCAATTTTGGGAAACCAAAAGAGTTTGGAGCATATTCAAATCTCGAAAAAGGCGAAGCAAGACCAGCCAACTTCGGGAAAGCTCCATGCCCGTTCTATGGAAGCTGATCAACATAATTTAACGAGAGATTTTCTAGGCGTTGGAGGTCATGCAAGTAGACCGTTCTCGCAACAAGAGCTTGccaagtttgcttcaatgggtGCCGCCATGGACTTGAGCCAATACAGCGGGCATCACCGAGCTCCATAA